TCGGCGCCCATGTGGAGGCCGAGCTTCGTGATCTCCGCCAGGCCGCGCGTCATGAGCGCGGCGCGCGCGTTGTGGCCGCCCTCCATCCCGTCGGCGATGCCCGTCGCGATCGCGATCACGTTCTTGAGCGCGCCGCCGAGCTCGACGCCCGTCACGTCCGTGTTCGTGTAGCAGCGGAACCACGGGCACGAGAGCGTCGCCTGCACGGAGATGGCGTACGTCTCCTCGCGGCACGCGAGCGTCACGACCGTCGGCTTGCGCCGCGCGATCTCGCTCGCGAACGACGGGCCCGAGAGGCTCACGATGCGCGGGTGGTGGACGGGGTCGAGCACGTCCTCGAGCACGCCGTGCATCGTGAGGCCCGACTCGCCCTCGATGCCCTTCACGGTGGACACGAGCACCGCGCCGTCGGCGAGGTGCGGGCTCGCGGCGCGCATCACGTCGCGCAGGGCGTGGCTCGGCACCGCGAGGATCACGAGCTCGCGGTGGCGGAGCGCGTCGGCGAGGTCCGTCGTCGCGCGCACGCTCGGCGGCAGCACGGCGTCGCGCAGGTAGCGCGGGTTGCGGCGTGTGCGGTTCATGGCGTCGACGACGTCGGCGTCGCGCGCCCAGACGACGACGTCGGCCGGCGCGCGCGGCGCGTTCGCGCCGTCGCCGAAGAACGCGTCGTCCTCGCGCGCGCACAGCATCGCGAGGCACGTACCGAAGCTGCCGCCGCCGATCACGGCGATGGGAAGGGACACGGCGCGCGAGTCTACCGCGCGCATGCGCGTGCACCGGCGCGCTGCGCGCGCGCAGCGCGCGGGCGCGTCGCGTTGACGCTGCGAGGGGCGCTGGCTACGTTGCGCCGCGCCTTTCGGCGCCTCGATCGCGGAACCGACCCCCACGCGTCGCGTACGGCTCCCACCCCCACGACGGCCGCGGAGGGCCGGAACGGCGCGCCCCTCCCACCGCCGGAAGCGCGAGACGTGCGCGGCGCAACGCGCGCACGGGGGTGCGATGCTCGCGGAATACCTGGGCGCGCTGCTGCTGCTCGCGATCGCGATCGTCCTCGCCGTCGGCGTCCTCGTCGCGCACGCGATGCTAGGCCCGAAGCGCAGCTTTCCCGAGAAGCTCGAGCCGTTCGAGTGCGGCGAGCGTCCCGCCGGCTCGCCGCGGCGCCGCTTCGCCGTGAAGTTCTACCTGGTCGCCATCCTGTTCGTCGTGTTCGACGTCGAGGCGACCTACTTCTATCCGTGGGGCGCCGTGTTCCGGGAGCTCGGGATGCAGGGCGTCGTCGCGATGGCGCTCTTCGCGGTGCCGCTCGTCGCGGGGCTCGCCTACGAGTGGGCGAAGGGCGCGCTCGAGTGGTGATCGACGCCGCGCTGCGCGAGCGCATCGAGGCGGTGACGGCGCGCTATCCGACGCGGCGCGGCGGGCTCCTGCCGGCGCTGCGGCTCGTCCAGCGCGCGGCGGGCCACGTGTCGCCGGAAGCGATGCGCGAGCTCGCCGAGCTGTTCGCCGTGCGCCCGAACGAGGTGCGCGAGCTCGTCTCGTTCTACAACCTGCTCGACGATGCGCCGCGCGGGCGCCACCGCGTGAACGTCTGCACGAACCTGCCGTGCTCGCTGCGCGGCGCGCGCGGCCTGCTGCGCGCGCTCGAGGCGCACCTCGGCGTGCGCGCGGGCGAGACGACGCCCGACGGTCGCGTCACGCTCGGCCACGAGGAGTGCCTCGGCGCGTGCGCGTGGGCGCCGATGATGCGCGTCGACGACGCGTATCACGAGGCGCTCGACGAGGCGAGCGCCCGGGCCGTCGTGGACGGGCTGGAGTAGTCGCCGTGCAGACCGTCCCGCACACGACGTCGTACCTCACGGAGCACTGCGGCGACGACGCGTACGCGACGTACGACGGGTACTGCGCGCGCGGCGGCTACGCGCAGGCGCGGCGCGCGCTGCGCTCGATGGAGCGCGACGAGATCGTCGAGCTCGTCACCGCGTCGGGGCTGCAGGGGCGAGGCGGTGCCGGCTTCCCGACCGGCCGCAAGTGGAGCTTCATGCCGAAGGACGGGGAGCGGCCGAGCTACCTCGTGTGCAACGCCGACGAGTCCGAGCCCGGCTCGTTCAAGGATCGGCTCCTGCTCGAGCGCGCACCGCACAAGCTGATCGAGGGCATCCTGATCGGCGCGAAGGCGACCGGTGCGAGCACCACCTTCGTGTACGTGCGCGGCGAGTACGCGCACGCGGCCGACGTGCTCGAGCGCGCCGTCGAGGAGGCCTACGCCGAGGGCGTGCTCGGCCGGCGTTGCCTCGGCGCGAAGCTCGCGCACGACGTCGTCGTCGCGCGCGGCGCGGGCGCGTACATCTGCGGCGAGGAGACGGGCCTCCTCGAGTCGCTCGAGGGTCGCAAGGGACAGCCGCGCAAGAAGCCGCCCTTCCCCGCGCAGGCGGGCGCGTTCGGCATGCCCACCACCGTGAACAACGTCGAGACGTTCTGCCATGTGCCGCACGTGCTGGCGCTCGGCGCCGAAGGCTTCCGCGCGTTCGGCACCGAGCACAGCCCGGGCACGACGCTCTTCGGCGTCTCCGGGCACGTCGTGCGGCCGGGGCTCTTCGAGCTGCCGCTCGGCACGCCGCTCGCCGAGATCGTCTTCGAGCACGCGGGCGGCGTGCCCGACGGCCGCAAGGTGAAGGCCGTGATCCCGGGCGGGCTCTCGATGCCCGCGCTCCCCGCCGGCCAGCTCGACGTGCGCATGGCGAACGAGTTCCTGCGAGAGCGCCGGACCATGCTCGGCACGGGCGGCATCGTCGTCATGGACGACACCACGTGCATGGTGCGCGCGGCGTGCGTGATCGCCGAGTTCTACCGCGACGAGTCGTGCGGGCAGTGCACGCAGTGCCGCGAGGGCACGGCGTGGATGCACGAGATCGCGAGGCGCATCGAGCGCGGCGAGGGCGGGAAGGGCGACCTCGCGATCCTCTCCGACGTCGCGGCGAGCATGGAGGGCCAGACGATCTGCGCCTTCGCCGACGCCGCCGCCTGGCCGGTGCAGGCGCTGCTGCGGCACTTCTTCGACGACTTCGAGGCCCACGTGCGCCTCGGCCGCTGTCCGTTCGACGGGAGCTTCGCGCTGTGATCCGTTTTCGCGTCGACGACGCGTGGATCGAGGCGCGCGAGGGGCAGACGATCCTCCAGGCGCTCGACGCCGCGGGCGTGCTGATGAACGGCGTCGACGTGCCGCACTACTGCTGGCATCCGAAGCTCTCGATCGACGGCTCGTGCCGCATGTGCCAGGTCGAGGTCGAGGGCCAGCCGAAGCTCCAGATCGCGTGCAACACGCCCGTCGCGGACGGCATGGTCGTGCGCACGAAGACGGAGCGCGTCGCGGCCGCGCGCCGCGGCGTGATGGAGCTGCTGCTCGTCAACCACCCGCTCGACTGCCCCATCTGCGACCAGGCGGGCGAGTGCCGGCTCCAGGACTACGCCGTCGACTACGGCGTCGCGGCGAGCCGCACGAAGGAGCCGCGGCGCGTCGCGAAGAAGAACGTCGACCTCGGCCCGACGATCGTGCTCGACCAGGAGCGCTGCATCCTCTGCCGCCGCTGCGTGCGCTTCTGCCGCGAGGTGCCGAAGACGGGCGAGCTCTCCGTCTTCGGGCGCGGCGACCGCTCGGTGCTCGACGTCTTCCCGGGCGACCGGCTCGACAACGCGTACTCGATGAACGTGGCCGACATCTGCCCCGTCGGCGCGCTCACGACGAAGGACTTCCGCTTCAAGGTGCGCGTGTGGTTCCTCGAGGACGTGCCGAGCGTGTGCACCGGCTGCAGCCGCGGCTGCAACGCGTGGCTCGGTGTCGCGAAGGGGCGCGTGCAGCGCATGACGCCGCGCCGCAACGACGACGTGAACGACACCTGGCTGTGCGACGCGGGACGCCTGTCGTACCACCTCGTCCACGCGCCCGACCGGCTCGACCACGCGCTCGTGCGCGACGCCACCGGTGCGCTCGTGCGCGCGGGCGTCGACGACGCCGTCGAGACGGCGGCCGAGCGCCTGCGCGCGCTCGTCGCGGCGCGCGGCGCGGGCGTGCTCGCCTTCGTCCTGTCGGCGCACGCGACGAACGAGGCGCTCTTCGCGTTCCGCGAGCTCGCGCGCGCGCTCGGCGCCGAGCACGTGTACTTCGCGTGCCGGCGCGGCGAGGGCGACGAGCTGCTCGTCCTGCCCGAGAAGGCGCCGAACGCGGAGGGTGCGCGCGCGCTCGGGCTCGAGGACGCGGAGCGCCTGCTCCCGCGGCTGCGCGGCGGCGGCGTCGACGGGCTCGTCGTCCTCGGCGACGAGCTCCTGGCCGACGCCTATCTCGGCGGCTTCGCCGAGCTCGCGCGCATCGACACCGTGGTGGCGCTCGCCACGCACCGCAGCGACATCGAGCGCGCGGCGCACGTCGTGCTCCCGGTGTGCCACGCGGCCGAGTCGCGCGGCACGCTGACGAACCACGCGCGCCGCGTGCAGGCGCTCGCTCCCGCGGTCGCGCCGCCGGGCGACGCGCGCGACGCCGGCGCGTTCGCGCGCGCGCTCGGCGCCGCACTCGCCGCGGAGGGCTTCGCGCGCGTCGACGGGCGCCGCCGCGCGGACGACGACGGCGTCGCCGCGGCGTCGCGCGCGCTCGCCGACGCCGAGCCCGCGTTCGCCGGCATCCACGTCGACGTCGTCGGCGCGGGCGGCCGCGTGCTGGGGGACGGATGACGCCCTTCCTCGTCGCGAAGGTGTTGTTCGTCTTCGTGCTCGTCGTCGGCGTGTTCGCGCCGCTCATGACGTGGACCGAGCGCAAGCAGAGCGCCGTGATGCAGGATCGCATCGGCGCCAACCGCGCCGGCGTCGCGGGCATCACGGTGCTCGGCCTGCTGCACCCGCTCTCGGACGTGATCAAGCTGATGTGGAAGGAGGACGTCGTGCCGGCGGGCGCGAACCGCTTCCTCCACGCGCTCGCGCCGGTGATGTCCGCGGTGCCCGCGATCGCGGCGTTCGCGGTGATCCCGTACGGCGGCGTCTACGAGCTCGGCGGCCAACGCATCGAGCTCGTGGCGGCGAACCTCGACTGGGGCGTGCTCTGGATCTTCGCGCTCGGGTCGATCGGCGCGTACGGCCCCGTGCTCGCGGGCTGGTCGAGCAACAGCAACTGGGCCGTGCTCGGCGGCGTGCGCGCCGCGGCGCAGATGATCTCCTACGAGGTGACGCTCGGGCTCTCGGCCGTCGGCGTCTTCATGGTGTTCGGCTCGCTCTCGCTCGTCGACATCGGCGTCGCGCAGGACGGGCTCGCGTGGCGGCTCTGGGGGCCGATCGGCATCCCGAACTGGGGCATCTTCGTGCAGCCGCTCGGCTTCGTGCTGTTCCTCACCTGCATGCTCGCGGAGAACAAGCGCCCGCCGTTCGACCTCCCCGAGGCCGAGAGCGAGCTCGTCGCCGGCTACTTCACCGAGTATTCGGGCATGCGCTTCGGCCTGTTCTACATGGCCGAGTTCATCCAGGTGGTCGTGATCGCGGGGCTCGTGACGGCGCTCTTCCTGGGCGGCTGGGCCATTCCCTTCCTGACGACCGACGCGATCGTCGGCGCGATCGCGGGGCCGCTCGGGCCCGGGCTCGCGACGATCCTGTGCGCGGTGCTCCACGTCGCGACGTTCGTCGCGAAGATGGTGGCGATGATCTGGCTGCAGATGCTCATCCGCTGGTCGCTCCCGCGCTTCCGCTACGACCAGGTGATGGACCTGTGCTGGAAGGTCGTGCTCCCGCTGTCGCTCCTGAACGTGCTCGTGACGGCGGCCGTGCTCGTCCACCTCGGGAAGGCGGGCTGAGCCATGTCGTTCGAGCTCGCGCTCTTCTACGCCTTCGCCGCGCTCGCCGTGCTCGGCGCGGTGGCGATGGTGGGCTTCGTCCGCCACGTCGTCGCGGGCGCGATGAGCCTCGTGCTGACGATGGTGTCGCTCGCCGGCATCTACGTGCTGCTCGGCGCGCACTTCGTCGCCGCGCTGCAGGTGATGGTCTACGCCGGCGCGATCGTCGTGCTGTTCCTGTTCGTCGTGATGCTGCTCGACCTTCGCCGCGACGACTTCGGCCCGTCGCGGCCGGGCCAGCGCGCCGTGAAGCTCGTCGCGTCGGGGCTCGCGGTCGCGCTCTGCGCGCTCGTCGCGCGGCGCGTCGCGGGTGCGCTCCCGGCCGCGGGCGCGCCGCCCGAGGGCTTCGGCGGCTTCCGCGACCTCGGCCTCGCGCTCTTCACGACCTACGTCGTCCCGCTCGAGGTGGCGGGCCTGCTGCTGCTCGCGGCGATCGTCGCGGCCGTGATCCTCGCGAAGGAGCGCCCGCGCGGCGCGGGAGGCGGCCGGTGAGCATCCCGATCGAGCACGTCGTCGCGCTGTCGGCCCTGCTCTTCGCGATCGGCGCGATCGGCGCGCTCGTCCGGCGCAGCCTGATCGCGATGCTGATGTCGCTCGAGCTCATGTTCAACGCCGCGAACCTCGCGCTCGTCGGCTTCAACCGCGTCTGGAGCGCGGGCGCCGGCGGCGCGAGCGCGCTCGACGGGCAGGTCTTCGCGCTGCTCGTCATGACCGTCGCCGCGGCCGAGGTGGCCGTGGGGCTCGGCATGCTGATCGCACTCGTGCGCAACCGCGACTCGATGAACGTCGAGGACGCGAGCCTGCTCAAGTGGTGACGGCGACGCTCGACGACCCGCTGCTGCGGTGGATTCCGCTGCTGCCGCTGCTGTCCGCGGTCGTGCACGGCGTCTCCATCGGCTTCGTGCGCCGCGCGCTGCCGCGCGCCGCCACCGTCGCGCTCTCGTGCGGCACCGTCCTCGCGTCGTTCGTCGCGAGCGCGATCGCGTTCGCGACCTGGGTCCAGCAGGGGCGCGCCGACGCCGCCCTCGTCGACGTCGTCTACACGTGGATCGGCGCCGGCCTCGGCGAGCGCGCCTTCAGCGTCGACGTCGCGCTGCGCTTCGACCCGCTCTCGGCCGTGATGTGCCTCCTCGTGACCGTCGTCGGCTTCGCGATCCACGTCTACTCGGTCGGCTACATGGGCGAGGACGAGCGGGAGGACCGCGGCTTCCAGCGCTACTTCGCCTACCTGAACCTGTTCGTCGCCTCGATGCTCGTGCTCGTGCTCGCGGACGGCCCGGTGCTCGCCTTCCTCGGCTGGGAGGGCGTCGGCGTCTGCTCCTATCTGTTGATCGGCTTCTGGTACGCCGGCGCCGACAACGCGCGCGCCGCCCAGAAGGCCCTCGTCGTGAACCGCATCGGCGACGCGGGCTTCCTCGTCGGCGTGCTGCTCGTGTTCTGGGCGCTCGCCGAGGGCGGCGCACCGTCGACGACGTGGGCGGGGCTCGAGGCGGCGCTCCCGTCGCTCGCCGCGCGCGTCGTCGCGCTGCCCGCCGCGCTCGGCGGGCTCGAGCTGCCGTTCCTCGACGTCGTCGGCCTGTGCTTCTTCGTCGGCGCGTGCGGCAAGAGCGCGCAGCTGCCGCTCCACGTCTGGCTGCCCGACGCGATGGCCGGCCCGACGCCGGTGTCGGCGCTGATCCACGCGGCGACGATGGTGACGGCCGGCGTCTACCTCGTCGCGCGCATGTCGTTCCTCTACGCGGAGGCCGAGCTCGCGTCGACGGTGATCGCGTGGGTCGGCGCGTCGACCGCCGTCTACGCGGCGCTCGCGGCCGTGGCGCAGACCGACCTCAAGAAGGTGCTCGCGTACTCGACGCTCTCGCAGCTCGGGTACATGTTCCTCGCGGCCGGCGCGGGCGCGTTCACGGCCGCGATGTTCCACGTCGTCACGCACGCGTTCTTCAAGGCGCTGCTCTTCCTCGGCGCGGGCTCCGTCCTGCTCGCGGTCCACCACCAGCAGGACATGACGAAGCTCGGCGGCCTCGGGAAGCGGCTCCCGAAGACGCGGCTCGCGATGCTGATCGGCGTGCTCGCGCTCGCCGGCATGCCGGGCTTCTCGGGCTTCTTCAGCAAGGACGAGATCGTCGCCGCCGTCTACGCGAGCCACCTTCCGGGCCGGCGCTACCTGCTCGGCATGGCGCTCGGCACGGCCTTCGTCACGAGCTTCTACGCCTTCCGGATGTACTTCCTCGTCTTCCGCGGCGAGAGCCGGGTCGAGTCGCGCATCCGCTCGACCATGCACGAGCCGGGCGACAGCGTGATGTTCCCGCTCTACGCGCTCGCGGCGCTGTCGATCCTCGGCGGCTACGTCGGCCTGCCGCAGTTCTGGGGCGACATGATGCTGCCGCCCGAGGTGCACTCGGACAGCCTCGGGAACTTCCTCGCGAGCGTCGTCGTGCGCGCGCAGCACGACATCCCGCGCGCGCAGTCGTGGGCGCTCGTCGTCGTCGCGACCGCGGCCTTCGCGGGCGGGCTCGTCGCCGCCTGGCTCGTGTACGTGCGCGCGCCGTCGTGGATCGTCGCGTTCCAGGCGCGCACCCTCTCGCTGCAGGCGTTCGCGCGCGGCGGGTTCGGCGTCGACGCGCTCTACGCGCGCGCCCTCGTCGCGCCGCTTCGCGTCGTCGCCGACCGCGTGCTCTTCCGCGCGGTCGACGCGCTGCTGATCGACCGCGTCGCGGTCGAAGGCGTCGCGCGCGCGGTGCGCGGCATCGCCTCGGGCGTGCTGCGGCACGCGCAGTCCGGCCTCGTGCAGACCTATCTCTTCTTCCTCGTCGCGGGGAGCGTGGCCATCGCGCTCTTCCTCGTCGGGTAGCGGCGGGGGAGGGGCATGCAGGTCGGGCTCTCCAGCTTCGTCGTGTTCGCGCCGTTCGCGGTGGCGTGCGCGCTCGCGCTCACGGGCCGCCTCCTGCCGCCGCTCGCCTGGCGCGCGGCGGGGCTCGCGGCGTCGCTCGCGAGCCTCGCGGGCTTCGCGCGGATGTGGTCGGCCTACGACGTCGTCGACGGCGGCGTGCAGCTCGTCGAGCGCGCCGCGTGGCTGCCCGAGCTCGGCATCCACTACTTCGTCGGTGTCGACGGCATCAGCCTCATGCTCGTCGGCCTGACCGCGCTGCTCGTCCCGGTCGTGCTCGTCGCCTCGTGGAACGAGATCGAGCGCTCGGTGCGCAGCTGGGTGTTCTTCCTGCTCGCGCTCGAGACGGGCGTGCTCGGCGCCTTCGTCTCGCTCAACCTGTTCCTCTTCTACCTGTTCTTCGAAGTCATGCTCGTCCCCATGTACTTCCTGATCGGCATCTGGGGCGGGCCGCGCCGCGTGCACGCGGCGCTCAAGTTCTTCGTGTTCACCATGACGGGATCGCTCGTGATGCTCGTCGGCATGCTGTCGCTCGTCGCGCTCAACCGCGAGCAGGGCGGCGCGCTCAACTTCGACTGGCTGCCCGCGGCCGGGAGCACGGCGCTCGCGCTCGTCGACACGACGGTGCCGCTCGCGGGCCGCGCGCCGTGGTGGCAGACGCAGCCGTTCCTGTTCGGGGCGTTCGCGCTCGCGTTCGCGATCAAGGTGCCCGTCGTGCCGCTGCACACGTGGCTGCCCGACGCGCACGTCGAGGCGCCGACCGGCGGCTCCGTCGTGCTCGCGGGCGTGCTGCTCAAGCTCGGCGCCTACGGCTTCCTGCGCTTCGCGTTGCCG
This genomic interval from Myxococcota bacterium contains the following:
- a CDS encoding NADH-quinone oxidoreductase subunit M; translated protein: MQVGLSSFVVFAPFAVACALALTGRLLPPLAWRAAGLAASLASLAGFARMWSAYDVVDGGVQLVERAAWLPELGIHYFVGVDGISLMLVGLTALLVPVVLVASWNEIERSVRSWVFFLLALETGVLGAFVSLNLFLFYLFFEVMLVPMYFLIGIWGGPRRVHAALKFFVFTMTGSLVMLVGMLSLVALNREQGGALNFDWLPAAGSTALALVDTTVPLAGRAPWWQTQPFLFGAFALAFAIKVPVVPLHTWLPDAHVEAPTGGSVVLAGVLLKLGAYGFLRFALPLAPDAAAQAAPLFMTLAVVGILYGSLVALVQEDVKKLVAYTSVAHLGFVVLGAFAGNSQGMSGAVLQMVNHGLSTGALFVLVGFLYERRHTRHIAEFGGVARPMPVFAALFGLVMLASIGVPGLNGFVGELLILVGAFGARPAFAVAAVPGIVLGAWVMTAMYRRVMFGPVERPENRGLIDLGWRERLAVGALVVPIVAIGVHPDPLLRRIEPAVVATLHRIESRRQERPAPEEPAAAPSEGVAARRGGARGEG
- a CDS encoding NAD(P)H-dependent oxidoreductase subunit E encodes the protein MVIDAALRERIEAVTARYPTRRGGLLPALRLVQRAAGHVSPEAMRELAELFAVRPNEVRELVSFYNLLDDAPRGRHRVNVCTNLPCSLRGARGLLRALEAHLGVRAGETTPDGRVTLGHEECLGACAWAPMMRVDDAYHEALDEASARAVVDGLE
- the nuoK gene encoding NADH-quinone oxidoreductase subunit NuoK, with translation MPIEHVVALSALLFAIGAIGALVRRSLIAMLMSLELMFNAANLALVGFNRVWSAGAGGASALDGQVFALLVMTVAAAEVAVGLGMLIALVRNRDSMNVEDASLLKW
- the nuoF gene encoding NADH-quinone oxidoreductase subunit NuoF, which translates into the protein MQTVPHTTSYLTEHCGDDAYATYDGYCARGGYAQARRALRSMERDEIVELVTASGLQGRGGAGFPTGRKWSFMPKDGERPSYLVCNADESEPGSFKDRLLLERAPHKLIEGILIGAKATGASTTFVYVRGEYAHAADVLERAVEEAYAEGVLGRRCLGAKLAHDVVVARGAGAYICGEETGLLESLEGRKGQPRKKPPFPAQAGAFGMPTTVNNVETFCHVPHVLALGAEGFRAFGTEHSPGTTLFGVSGHVVRPGLFELPLGTPLAEIVFEHAGGVPDGRKVKAVIPGGLSMPALPAGQLDVRMANEFLRERRTMLGTGGIVVMDDTTCMVRAACVIAEFYRDESCGQCTQCREGTAWMHEIARRIERGEGGKGDLAILSDVAASMEGQTICAFADAAAWPVQALLRHFFDDFEAHVRLGRCPFDGSFAL
- a CDS encoding NAD(P)H-dependent glycerol-3-phosphate dehydrogenase, which codes for MSLPIAVIGGGSFGTCLAMLCAREDDAFFGDGANAPRAPADVVVWARDADVVDAMNRTRRNPRYLRDAVLPPSVRATTDLADALRHRELVILAVPSHALRDVMRAASPHLADGAVLVSTVKGIEGESGLTMHGVLEDVLDPVHHPRIVSLSGPSFASEIARRKPTVVTLACREETYAISVQATLSCPWFRCYTNTDVTGVELGGALKNVIAIATGIADGMEGGHNARAALMTRGLAEITKLGLHMGAEPTTFLGLSGMGDLILTCTGDLSRNRRVGLGLGRGRALAEVLEEMGEVAEGVSTTRAACRLAARAGIEMPICETVRAVLDGEMTPLEAGRSLMTRQLRSERDDFAR
- a CDS encoding 2Fe-2S iron-sulfur cluster-binding protein, which produces MIRFRVDDAWIEAREGQTILQALDAAGVLMNGVDVPHYCWHPKLSIDGSCRMCQVEVEGQPKLQIACNTPVADGMVVRTKTERVAAARRGVMELLLVNHPLDCPICDQAGECRLQDYAVDYGVAASRTKEPRRVAKKNVDLGPTIVLDQERCILCRRCVRFCREVPKTGELSVFGRGDRSVLDVFPGDRLDNAYSMNVADICPVGALTTKDFRFKVRVWFLEDVPSVCTGCSRGCNAWLGVAKGRVQRMTPRRNDDVNDTWLCDAGRLSYHLVHAPDRLDHALVRDATGALVRAGVDDAVETAAERLRALVAARGAGVLAFVLSAHATNEALFAFRELARALGAEHVYFACRRGEGDELLVLPEKAPNAEGARALGLEDAERLLPRLRGGGVDGLVVLGDELLADAYLGGFAELARIDTVVALATHRSDIERAAHVVLPVCHAAESRGTLTNHARRVQALAPAVAPPGDARDAGAFARALGAALAAEGFARVDGRRRADDDGVAAASRALADAEPAFAGIHVDVVGAGGRVLGDG
- the nuoH gene encoding NADH-quinone oxidoreductase subunit NuoH — protein: MTPFLVAKVLFVFVLVVGVFAPLMTWTERKQSAVMQDRIGANRAGVAGITVLGLLHPLSDVIKLMWKEDVVPAGANRFLHALAPVMSAVPAIAAFAVIPYGGVYELGGQRIELVAANLDWGVLWIFALGSIGAYGPVLAGWSSNSNWAVLGGVRAAAQMISYEVTLGLSAVGVFMVFGSLSLVDIGVAQDGLAWRLWGPIGIPNWGIFVQPLGFVLFLTCMLAENKRPPFDLPEAESELVAGYFTEYSGMRFGLFYMAEFIQVVVIAGLVTALFLGGWAIPFLTTDAIVGAIAGPLGPGLATILCAVLHVATFVAKMVAMIWLQMLIRWSLPRFRYDQVMDLCWKVVLPLSLLNVLVTAAVLVHLGKAG
- a CDS encoding NADH-quinone oxidoreductase subunit A gives rise to the protein MLAEYLGALLLLAIAIVLAVGVLVAHAMLGPKRSFPEKLEPFECGERPAGSPRRRFAVKFYLVAILFVVFDVEATYFYPWGAVFRELGMQGVVAMALFAVPLVAGLAYEWAKGALEW
- the nuoL gene encoding NADH-quinone oxidoreductase subunit L — protein: MTATLDDPLLRWIPLLPLLSAVVHGVSIGFVRRALPRAATVALSCGTVLASFVASAIAFATWVQQGRADAALVDVVYTWIGAGLGERAFSVDVALRFDPLSAVMCLLVTVVGFAIHVYSVGYMGEDEREDRGFQRYFAYLNLFVASMLVLVLADGPVLAFLGWEGVGVCSYLLIGFWYAGADNARAAQKALVVNRIGDAGFLVGVLLVFWALAEGGAPSTTWAGLEAALPSLAARVVALPAALGGLELPFLDVVGLCFFVGACGKSAQLPLHVWLPDAMAGPTPVSALIHAATMVTAGVYLVARMSFLYAEAELASTVIAWVGASTAVYAALAAVAQTDLKKVLAYSTLSQLGYMFLAAGAGAFTAAMFHVVTHAFFKALLFLGAGSVLLAVHHQQDMTKLGGLGKRLPKTRLAMLIGVLALAGMPGFSGFFSKDEIVAAVYASHLPGRRYLLGMALGTAFVTSFYAFRMYFLVFRGESRVESRIRSTMHEPGDSVMFPLYALAALSILGGYVGLPQFWGDMMLPPEVHSDSLGNFLASVVVRAQHDIPRAQSWALVVVATAAFAGGLVAAWLVYVRAPSWIVAFQARTLSLQAFARGGFGVDALYARALVAPLRVVADRVLFRAVDALLIDRVAVEGVARAVRGIASGVLRHAQSGLVQTYLFFLVAGSVAIALFLVG
- a CDS encoding NADH-quinone oxidoreductase subunit J gives rise to the protein MSFELALFYAFAALAVLGAVAMVGFVRHVVAGAMSLVLTMVSLAGIYVLLGAHFVAALQVMVYAGAIVVLFLFVVMLLDLRRDDFGPSRPGQRAVKLVASGLAVALCALVARRVAGALPAAGAPPEGFGGFRDLGLALFTTYVVPLEVAGLLLLAAIVAAVILAKERPRGAGGGR